The segment CAGCTGGAATGTAGTGCGATAAATCCGGTTAGAAATATACtctttttactatttttaattCAGTATTTCACACACGTAACTACATTTAAGAACTAATGAACGCTACTATGAAAgaatagttttgaaattttatttctaatCTTCAcagaaaaattattatgatcgAGAAAATAATAACCTTGCTAATATGTAATGTACCTCGCATAGCTAACAAGTGACAGATTCCAAAAACATGAATAATAGTTGATTTTTAGGGAAAATTACATTACTAACACTTCTACTAGCTCTGTGTAATGATAGCCGACGTTATAACTCCATATCCTGTGCCTCGTCTTCGCTGAAGTCAGACATGCTGCTTTCACTATCAGAACTTTCTGTTGGATCTTGTTCCCGCAGAGCTTCTTCAGTAGCGTATCTTCTGACATAATCAGCTACTTTCTTGCGATATTCTTCAGGTTTATGCAGGTACATTGCAGCTGCATCACCGTTCAGAGGGTCTACTGGATTAGGATACGTAAGTAGTTGGGGTAAGAACGACTCAAAAATATTGGACAAATCATATAAGGCTGTCCAAGCTTGATTGATAACGTCCAGACAAACTGTTCCTGATACTTCGTCAATATTTGGGTGGTAGATTTTGTTGATAAATCCGATGCTTGGTGATTTAAACGGGTAATGTTCTGGTAAATGAACACGTACTTTCCATACACCTCCTTCGTATGGCGTGCCTCGTGGACCaaaaaattttacacaaaattCATTCAAACCACCAAGAATAGTGACTTCGTGTTTACTTTCTATCAATTTGATGACATCTGTGTCCATACGGCGTTTGCCTGCACTTGGAGAAGACATGTTGAGTGCCGCAGGGTAATGTTTGGTTTCCAATAACGTTGTTCTATTTAGCACGAATGCTAATATATCCCTggaaaaaatagagaaaacacaaatatatattagtaaaataatgttaaaattatttaagatAATCTAAAAACACATGTCATGTTTAACGAATGAAACGAATGCCCATATATCCCtgaaaaaaatacatgaaGAAAACACGAAGATACAATACTATATTAT is part of the Anopheles gambiae chromosome X, idAnoGambNW_F1_1, whole genome shotgun sequence genome and harbors:
- the LOC1278673 gene encoding ubiquitin-conjugating enzyme E2 H, which encodes MSSPSAGKRRMDTDVIKLIESKHEVTILGGLNEFCVKFFGPRGTPYEGGVWKVRVHLPEHYPFKSPSIGFINKIYHPNIDEVSGTVCLDVINQAWTALYDLSNIFESFLPQLLTYPNPVDPLNGDAAAMYLHKPEEYRKKVADYVRRYATEEALREQDPTESSDSESSMSDFSEDEAQDMEL